In one Thioclava sp. ES.031 genomic region, the following are encoded:
- the kynU gene encoding kynureninase, translating to MANLPRKHLFDLPEGVIYLDGNSLGPLPRGVAERLESCARDEWGQMLIRGWNEAHWMDQPARVGNRIGRLIGAPEGSVVLGDTLSIKVYQALASALEMRPDRKVILSDKGNFPTDLYMADGLIRSLGRGHELRTPAPEDVADAITKEVAVVMLTQVDYRTGRMHDFEAITRKAHAVGAVMIWDLAHSAGAVPVDMTANGAEFAVGCTYKYLNGGPGAPAFIYVRPDIADTVRPALSGWLGHEAPFAFDLDYRPGRAVERMRVGTPPVLQMTALEEALKVWDRLTMAEVRKRSVALSELFIREVEVRCPELTLLSPRDPEARGSQVSFGFAESYAVVQALIARGVIGDFRAPDAMRFGFTPLYLDESDVTRAAEILGDVMAQRAWDTPAFKARGRVT from the coding sequence ATGGCGAACCTGCCGAGAAAGCATCTTTTCGATCTGCCCGAGGGGGTGATCTATCTCGACGGGAACTCGCTCGGGCCGCTGCCGCGCGGCGTGGCGGAGCGGCTGGAGAGCTGCGCGCGCGACGAATGGGGGCAGATGCTGATCCGGGGCTGGAACGAGGCGCACTGGATGGATCAGCCCGCCCGCGTCGGCAATCGGATCGGTCGGCTGATCGGTGCGCCGGAGGGCTCGGTCGTGCTGGGCGATACGCTCTCGATCAAGGTCTATCAGGCGCTGGCCTCGGCGCTGGAAATGCGGCCCGACCGCAAGGTGATCCTGTCGGACAAGGGCAACTTCCCGACCGATCTCTACATGGCGGATGGGCTGATCCGTTCGCTCGGTCGCGGGCACGAGCTGCGCACGCCCGCACCCGAGGACGTGGCCGACGCGATCACCAAGGAGGTGGCGGTGGTGATGCTGACGCAGGTCGATTACCGCACCGGACGGATGCACGATTTCGAGGCGATCACCCGCAAGGCCCACGCGGTCGGCGCTGTGATGATCTGGGATCTCGCCCATAGCGCGGGCGCGGTGCCGGTGGACATGACGGCGAACGGGGCCGAATTCGCCGTCGGCTGCACCTATAAATATCTCAACGGTGGCCCCGGCGCCCCGGCCTTCATCTATGTCCGGCCCGACATCGCTGACACGGTGCGCCCGGCGCTCAGCGGCTGGCTCGGCCATGAGGCGCCCTTCGCCTTCGATCTCGACTATCGCCCCGGCCGCGCGGTCGAGCGGATGCGCGTCGGCACGCCGCCGGTCCTGCAGATGACCGCGCTCGAAGAGGCGCTCAAGGTCTGGGATAGGCTGACGATGGCGGAAGTGCGTAAGCGCTCCGTCGCGCTGTCGGAGCTGTTCATCCGCGAGGTCGAGGTGCGCTGCCCCGAGCTGACGCTGCTCAGCCCGCGCGACCCGGAGGCCCGCGGCAGTCAGGTGTCGTTCGGTTTCGCCGAAAGCTACGCCGTCGTTCAGGCCTTGATCGCACGCGGGGTGATCGGAGATTTCCGCGCGCCCGATGCGATGCGCTTCGGCTTCACGCCCCTTTATCTCGATGAAAGCGACGTGACGCGCGCCGCTGAAATCCTCGGCGATGTGATGGCGCAGCGGGCCTGGGACACGCCTGCGTTCAAGGCGCGTGGGCGGGTGACATGA
- a CDS encoding 1-acyl-sn-glycerol-3-phosphate acyltransferase, producing the protein MIPVLALARRPRLVRAAVRVWTGGVFALARGILRLRVCEQGLENKHLDSPCIYVCNHQSTWETLAFNQLVPDVCIIAKRELRRIPIFGWFLEHSPMILIDRSGGGRALAGMITQAREEAAKGRSILIFPEGTRVGVTDRCEFQPGLIALYRKLGLPIVPVAHNAGHVWRRDVKTGGMITVAYFPAIPPGLPGAEVSAQVEALLNVEKDRLPPVHP; encoded by the coding sequence ATGATCCCGGTCCTCGCATTGGCGCGGCGCCCCCGGCTCGTGCGCGCCGCCGTGCGGGTCTGGACAGGCGGGGTCTTCGCGCTCGCACGCGGGATCCTGCGGTTGCGCGTGTGCGAGCAAGGGCTCGAGAACAAACATCTCGACAGCCCCTGCATCTATGTCTGCAATCACCAATCCACCTGGGAAACGCTGGCGTTCAACCAGCTCGTGCCCGACGTCTGCATCATCGCGAAACGCGAATTGCGGCGCATCCCGATCTTCGGCTGGTTCCTCGAACATTCGCCGATGATCCTGATCGACCGCAGCGGCGGCGGGCGTGCCCTTGCTGGGATGATCACCCAGGCGCGCGAAGAGGCTGCCAAAGGCCGCTCGATCCTGATTTTCCCGGAAGGCACGCGGGTCGGTGTGACCGATCGCTGCGAATTCCAGCCGGGTCTCATCGCGCTTTATCGCAAGCTGGGCCTGCCGATCGTGCCGGTCGCGCATAACGCGGGCCATGTCTGGCGCAGGGACGTGAAGACCGGCGGCATGATCACCGTCGCCTATTTCCCGGCAATCCCGCCCGGGCTTCCGGGCGCGGAGGTGAGCGCGCAGGTCGAAGCGCTTCTCAATGTCGAGAAAGACCGCCTACCGCCCGTCCACCCCTGA
- a CDS encoding MATE family efflux transporter, with translation MAVVMSTGGLLNVIDGIFVGRFIGAQALAAVSLAFPVVMLLTALTALSGGGMSSLLARHLGAGQRREAGAVFARAHGLALALSAVLIILALTAGPALISTLAAGNDAVAGPAQSYLLILILGAPVQFALGLHADALRNEGRAGLIAALSVLVNLLNIGANYVAIVLLGLGVAGSALGTVSAQILGLALVLVVRARDRELLPLGALWRSSWLSGWGRILALGLPLCLNFIGMALVSSTVLLVIGTTAAGHASYIAAYGVVTRLLGLAYLPQMAIALSTQSITGNNAGAGRMDRASAALRMAISVAFLWCAGVALTCLVAGDALGAMFSKDPEVVTAVATILRPMVALYVITGPILVLAMHFQAMGHPLRTAALTLVKPWLLVPALLVLMNALAGIEGLWFAFPIADAVLLLLALTLIVRGRLIAPVTATPAAEKAA, from the coding sequence ATGGCCGTTGTGATGTCCACGGGCGGCCTGCTGAACGTGATCGACGGCATCTTCGTCGGGCGCTTCATTGGCGCTCAGGCGCTGGCGGCGGTCAGCCTGGCCTTTCCCGTCGTCATGTTGCTCACCGCGCTGACCGCCCTGAGCGGCGGCGGCATGTCGAGCCTGCTCGCCCGGCATCTGGGGGCCGGGCAACGCCGGGAAGCCGGCGCCGTCTTCGCAAGAGCCCACGGGCTGGCGCTCGCCCTGAGCGCTGTGCTGATCATCTTGGCGCTGACGGCAGGCCCTGCCCTTATCTCCACCCTCGCCGCCGGGAACGACGCGGTCGCGGGTCCGGCGCAGAGCTATCTGCTGATCCTGATCCTTGGCGCGCCGGTCCAGTTCGCTCTGGGGCTGCACGCCGATGCCCTGCGCAACGAAGGGCGCGCCGGGCTCATCGCCGCGCTCTCGGTGCTCGTGAACCTGCTCAATATCGGGGCAAATTACGTGGCCATCGTGCTTCTGGGGCTCGGCGTGGCGGGCTCCGCCCTCGGCACCGTCAGCGCACAGATCCTCGGCCTGGCGCTGGTGTTGGTCGTGCGCGCACGGGACCGCGAGCTTCTGCCGCTTGGGGCGCTTTGGCGGTCCAGCTGGCTTTCGGGATGGGGACGTATCCTCGCGCTCGGGCTGCCCCTGTGTCTGAACTTCATCGGGATGGCGCTGGTGAGCAGCACGGTCCTTCTCGTCATCGGCACCACCGCCGCGGGGCATGCAAGCTATATCGCCGCCTACGGGGTGGTCACGCGCCTTCTCGGGCTGGCCTATCTGCCGCAGATGGCGATCGCGCTGAGCACCCAGAGCATCACCGGCAACAACGCCGGTGCGGGCCGGATGGATCGCGCCAGCGCGGCCCTGCGGATGGCCATCTCCGTCGCGTTTCTCTGGTGTGCTGGCGTGGCGTTGACCTGTCTCGTCGCGGGCGACGCGCTCGGCGCGATGTTCTCGAAGGACCCCGAGGTCGTCACGGCGGTCGCCACGATCTTGCGTCCGATGGTGGCACTCTACGTCATCACCGGGCCGATCCTCGTGCTCGCGATGCATTTTCAGGCGATGGGCCATCCGCTTCGGACCGCGGCGCTGACTTTGGTCAAGCCGTGGCTGCTGGTGCCTGCTCTGCTCGTCCTCATGAATGCGCTGGCGGGGATCGAAGGTCTGTGGTTCGCCTTCCCGATTGCCGATGCGGTACTACTCCTCCTCGCCCTGACGCTCATAGTGCGGGGGCGCCTGATCGCGCCTGTCACGGCGACGCCCGCGGCCGAGAAGGCGGCCTGA
- a CDS encoding DUF982 domain-containing protein: MIEIYWGKPISLVVSPDGDVKTFSTIEQVHYWLREKWPVSDTAQIRAIDRVEAAMECLGTVGDARRAFLAAATTAGFSPLDTMDHSIAA; this comes from the coding sequence TTGATCGAAATTTACTGGGGCAAACCCATCTCCCTTGTCGTGTCGCCGGACGGCGACGTCAAAACCTTCAGCACCATCGAACAGGTGCATTACTGGCTGCGCGAGAAATGGCCGGTCAGTGATACCGCACAGATCCGTGCAATTGACCGCGTCGAAGCGGCGATGGAGTGTCTGGGCACCGTGGGCGATGCGCGCCGCGCGTTCCTCGCAGCCGCGACCACCGCCGGTTTCTCGCCGCTTGATACGATGGATCACTCGATTGCAGCCTGA
- a CDS encoding 1-phosphofructokinase family hexose kinase: MPDILTITLKPAVDYATATDHVEAGPKLYCREPRMDPGGGGVNVARAIAKLGGEVRAFVVVGGTMGDRLLSLLAAENVPVLECRVAAETGYSLAVTDAETSEQFRFTLPGGSLSDTDARMILEQISQAVPQDGFVVLSGGVPKGLPVDFPQQVQAVVAERNGRLVVDTSKAPLQHLIHHPAAPLDVLRLDRGEMETASGREIRSIADSLAFADELVRRGVARIVISGHGAEGSAMVAGDQRVFCHAPEVPVRSKIGAGDAFLGAFTLSLARGEPPEQALTWGVAAAAATVGTEGTALLDAPETEALMPQCRLEIC; the protein is encoded by the coding sequence ATGCCGGACATTCTGACGATCACGCTCAAACCGGCGGTCGATTACGCAACCGCGACCGACCATGTCGAGGCCGGTCCCAAGCTCTATTGCCGCGAGCCGCGGATGGATCCGGGCGGAGGGGGTGTCAATGTCGCGCGGGCGATCGCGAAGCTGGGCGGAGAGGTGCGCGCGTTTGTCGTGGTCGGCGGGACCATGGGGGATCGTCTCCTGTCACTCTTGGCGGCAGAAAACGTCCCTGTATTGGAATGTCGGGTGGCGGCGGAGACGGGGTACAGCCTTGCGGTGACCGATGCCGAGACGAGCGAGCAGTTCCGCTTCACCCTGCCGGGCGGCTCGCTGAGCGACACCGACGCCCGCATGATCCTGGAGCAGATATCGCAGGCCGTGCCGCAGGACGGTTTCGTCGTGCTGAGCGGCGGTGTCCCGAAAGGGCTTCCCGTCGATTTTCCGCAGCAGGTGCAGGCGGTGGTCGCTGAGCGCAACGGGCGTCTGGTTGTCGACACCTCCAAGGCACCGCTTCAGCACCTGATCCATCACCCCGCAGCCCCTTTGGATGTCCTGCGGCTCGATCGCGGCGAAATGGAAACGGCCTCCGGCCGCGAGATACGGTCGATTGCAGACAGCCTCGCTTTCGCGGACGAGCTTGTGCGCCGCGGCGTCGCGCGGATCGTGATTTCCGGTCATGGCGCGGAGGGGTCCGCGATGGTCGCAGGCGATCAGAGGGTCTTTTGCCATGCGCCCGAGGTGCCGGTGCGCAGCAAGATCGGGGCAGGGGATGCGTTTCTCGGCGCCTTCACGCTCTCGCTTGCGCGGGGCGAGCCCCCCGAGCAGGCCCTCACATGGGGCGTTGCCGCGGCGGCTGCGACAGTCGGGACAGAGGGAACGGCGCTTCTCGACGCGCCCGAGACCGAGGCCCTGATGCCCCAATGCAGGTTGGAAATTTGCTAG